In candidate division WOR-3 bacterium, the following are encoded in one genomic region:
- a CDS encoding DUF2007 domain-containing protein: MALKQVYRAENELMANTIRDLLEASGIPALVHSFQIPAYDGIAQVMRPAWGEVLVEEENLAQAKEIIDGFLSGKPVDDAPGTGQTDDDR; encoded by the coding sequence ATGGCGCTGAAGCAGGTTTATCGGGCAGAGAATGAGCTGATGGCAAATACGATCCGGGATCTGCTGGAGGCAAGCGGGATTCCGGCACTGGTGCATTCATTTCAGATTCCGGCTTATGACGGCATCGCCCAGGTGATGCGACCTGCCTGGGGTGAGGTGCTGGTTGAGGAGGAAAATCTGGCGCAGGCAAAAGAGATTATTGATGGGTTTCTGAGCGGAAAGCCGGTTGATGATGCGCCGGGTACCGGTCAGACTGACGATGACCGGTAG
- a CDS encoding DUF2905 family protein, with the protein MTGSFSTLGRLLILAGLLLIFFGAGLIILPRLGFFRLPGDIVIERRNLVVYIPVASSIVLSLILTLILNLIFWRR; encoded by the coding sequence ATGACCGGTAGCTTTTCCACGCTGGGCAGGTTGCTGATTCTTGCCGGTTTACTGCTGATTTTCTTCGGTGCCGGGCTGATAATTCTGCCCAGGCTTGGCTTTTTCCGTCTGCCCGGAGATATCGTAATTGAACGCCGGAATCTGGTGGTCTATATTCCGGTGGCGTCCTCAATTGTGCTGTCGCTCATTCTGACCCTGATTCTGAATCTGATCTTCTGGCGCCGGTAA
- the alaS gene encoding alanine--tRNA ligase, giving the protein MNHRELRRTFLEFYAERGHKIVPSSSLIPRDDPTLLFTSAGMVQFKALWAGAVELPYRRACSIQKCLRASDLEQVGKTPRHCTFFEMLGNFSFGDYFKAEAIPWAWEYLTRVVKLDPARLYVSVFREDDEAYEVWHKVVGLPKSRIYRLDEKDNFWGPAGGTGACGPCSEIYCDLGPEFGCGRESCGPGCDCDRFSEIYNIVFPQFNQLPDGTRVPLKNRGIDTGMGLERLAMVSQGKKSIFETDLFSPVVRATEEILGLELSLDNRQLFYVAADHSRALTFAIADGAIPSNEGRGYILRNILRRALLFAHRHNVREPFLYRVSGAVVELMRQFYPELGAKREQAALIIRAEEERFLRTLDAGLELWAEVVERYRSAGVIPGAELFRLHDTYGFHIELVAELARDAGLELDRKGFEQAMQEQRERSRKASFIAAGQEAAPVAGSGPLECEFVGYEEDETETELVSLSRLEDGSYELVLKKSPFYAEKGGQVGDTGRVVGEGFEFEVLDSYYRHGIRLVRARLKSGEPKSGPVFATIDQERRREIERAHTATHLLHAALRRIVGDYVKQEGSLVEPGRLRFDFSAFEPLKPEELTAVERLVYEQVIADIRVERLVDVPLEEAKRMGALAFFGEEYGERVNVLKIGDFSIELCGGTHLRRTGEIGMFRITAETGVAAGIRRIEALVGRQAFERVGAERATLDRLAEELGVGEAGLVKRVQVLNEELKRLSNRVRQLSAQLARQEADRLVASAEQAGPVRLVVGYYPFFEVDELRVIADRVREVLTGSYAGLLTGAVSGSRLRYVVFVSPELQTQLPAGRLAKLVGQALGGGGGGRQDIAEGGGAVERLSAGEQAFRQALAELPG; this is encoded by the coding sequence ATGAATCACCGGGAGCTGCGCAGGACTTTTCTTGAGTTTTATGCGGAGCGGGGGCACAAGATTGTGCCCAGCTCGTCGCTCATTCCCCGTGATGACCCGACGCTGCTTTTCACCAGCGCGGGGATGGTGCAGTTCAAGGCGCTGTGGGCAGGTGCGGTGGAGCTGCCCTACCGGCGGGCATGTTCAATCCAGAAGTGTCTGCGGGCATCGGATCTGGAGCAGGTGGGCAAGACACCGCGGCACTGCACCTTCTTTGAGATGCTGGGCAACTTTTCGTTCGGCGACTATTTCAAGGCGGAGGCGATTCCCTGGGCCTGGGAGTATCTGACCCGGGTGGTGAAGCTGGATCCGGCACGGCTTTATGTCTCGGTTTTCCGTGAGGATGATGAGGCTTACGAGGTGTGGCATAAGGTTGTCGGTCTGCCGAAAAGCCGGATTTACCGGCTGGATGAGAAGGACAACTTCTGGGGTCCGGCCGGCGGAACCGGGGCGTGCGGACCCTGTTCGGAGATTTACTGTGATCTGGGACCGGAGTTCGGGTGTGGCAGGGAGAGCTGCGGTCCGGGGTGTGACTGTGACCGGTTCAGCGAGATTTACAATATCGTCTTTCCCCAGTTCAATCAGCTGCCGGACGGAACCCGGGTGCCGCTCAAGAACCGCGGAATCGATACCGGGATGGGGCTGGAGCGGCTGGCGATGGTTTCTCAGGGGAAGAAGAGCATCTTTGAGACCGATCTCTTCAGTCCGGTTGTCCGGGCGACTGAGGAGATTCTCGGGCTGGAGCTGAGTCTTGACAACCGCCAGCTGTTCTATGTTGCTGCGGACCACAGCCGGGCGCTGACCTTTGCGATCGCCGACGGTGCGATTCCCTCCAATGAGGGCCGGGGCTATATCCTGCGCAACATCCTGCGCCGGGCACTGCTTTTCGCTCACCGGCACAATGTCCGGGAGCCGTTTCTCTACCGGGTTTCAGGCGCGGTGGTGGAGCTGATGCGGCAGTTCTATCCTGAGCTCGGTGCGAAGCGGGAGCAGGCGGCGCTGATCATCCGGGCAGAGGAGGAGCGGTTTCTGCGCACCCTTGATGCCGGGCTGGAGCTGTGGGCGGAGGTGGTGGAGCGGTATCGCAGCGCCGGTGTGATTCCCGGCGCGGAGCTTTTCCGGCTGCATGACACCTACGGTTTTCATATCGAGCTGGTGGCAGAGCTGGCCCGGGATGCCGGGCTGGAGCTGGACCGTAAAGGTTTTGAGCAGGCGATGCAGGAGCAGCGGGAGCGGAGCCGGAAGGCAAGCTTCATCGCTGCCGGACAGGAGGCAGCACCGGTTGCCGGTTCCGGACCGCTGGAGTGTGAGTTTGTCGGTTATGAGGAGGATGAGACCGAGACCGAGCTGGTGAGTCTGAGCCGGCTCGAGGACGGCAGTTATGAGCTGGTGCTGAAGAAGAGCCCGTTCTATGCGGAGAAGGGCGGACAGGTGGGTGATACCGGCAGGGTGGTCGGTGAGGGTTTTGAGTTTGAGGTCCTGGACAGCTATTACCGGCACGGGATCCGGCTGGTGCGGGCAAGACTGAAGTCCGGCGAGCCGAAGTCGGGACCGGTCTTTGCCACGATTGACCAGGAGCGGCGCCGGGAGATTGAGCGGGCACACACCGCTACCCATCTGCTCCATGCCGCCCTGCGCCGGATTGTCGGTGATTATGTCAAACAGGAGGGGTCGCTCGTTGAGCCGGGGAGGCTCCGGTTTGACTTTTCCGCCTTTGAACCGCTCAAGCCTGAAGAGCTGACCGCGGTGGAGCGGCTCGTCTATGAGCAGGTGATTGCGGATATCCGGGTGGAACGGCTGGTGGATGTGCCGCTGGAGGAGGCGAAGCGGATGGGCGCCTTGGCATTTTTCGGTGAGGAGTACGGTGAGCGGGTGAATGTGCTGAAGATCGGCGATTTTTCAATTGAGCTCTGCGGTGGCACCCACCTGCGCCGGACCGGTGAGATCGGGATGTTCCGGATTACCGCTGAGACCGGGGTGGCGGCAGGCATCCGCCGGATTGAGGCGCTCGTCGGCAGGCAGGCGTTTGAGCGGGTCGGAGCGGAGCGGGCAACACTGGACCGGCTGGCTGAGGAGCTGGGGGTTGGGGAGGCCGGGCTGGTGAAGCGGGTGCAGGTGCTGAATGAGGAGCTGAAACGGCTGAGCAACCGGGTCCGTCAGCTTTCCGCCCAGCTGGCACGCCAGGAGGCGGACCGGCTGGTCGCAAGCGCCGAGCAGGCAGGACCGGTCCGGCTGGTGGTCGGTTATTATCCGTTCTTTGAGGTTGATGAGCTGCGGGTGATTGCCGACCGGGTGCGCGAGGTTCTGACCGGCAGTTATGCCGGACTGCTCACCGGTGCGGTCAGTGGTTCCCGTTTGAGATATGTGGTCTTTGTCAGCCCGGAACTGCAGACACAGCTGCCCGCTGGCAGGCTGGCAAAGCTGGTCGGTCAGGCGCTGGGCGGTGGTGGTGGCGGCAGGCAGGACATTGCCGAAGGTGGCGGTGCGGTTGAGCGGCTGAGCGCGGGCGAGCAGGCATTCCGCCAGGCGCTGGCTGAACTCCCGGGTTAA
- a CDS encoding LCP family protein: MARKKLGGLILLLTGILMLIIVSVIIFILSPRSASKPVSLLNETGNSFNILLIGRDARALNPAQDRGGITRIPREKTAHSDIVIIAHINLELNRVSLVAIPRDLLVEVPGITAAGDRTDFNRMEKLTHTLAIGGVPLLRQTLEQLLGIKIHRYVALDFDTFRMLFRLLTRFLGPLRVGNLLLTDPEQALKFVRQRNYLKYDDLDRCRNALNFIRSAAGRLWFVSGTRAGELLIDQFFRTVGTDTDLTPAEARYLFGMLRKNRFTPGKLRLAVLVSEGRPVTLDRYMITLSCYLPIYPEMERQIRHFLRDEDTVPALDFMTQQHYSWPWYMTRNYDLLPEYQEDTLERLDLVRRILEKAVLPPESGI, from the coding sequence ATGGCACGGAAAAAACTCGGCGGGCTGATTCTCCTGCTCACCGGTATCCTGATGCTGATTATCGTGAGCGTAATAATCTTTATCCTTTCTCCCCGGAGTGCCAGTAAGCCTGTATCGCTCCTGAATGAGACCGGCAACAGCTTCAACATTCTGCTCATCGGCAGGGATGCCCGCGCCCTCAATCCGGCTCAGGACCGGGGTGGTATTACCCGGATCCCGCGCGAAAAGACCGCCCATTCCGATATCGTCATCATTGCCCATATCAACCTGGAACTGAACCGGGTCAGTCTGGTCGCCATTCCCCGGGACCTGCTCGTTGAGGTTCCGGGCATCACCGCAGCTGGGGACCGGACCGATTTCAACCGGATGGAAAAGCTGACCCATACCCTTGCCATTGGGGGTGTGCCCCTGCTCCGTCAGACGCTGGAACAGCTGCTCGGAATCAAGATTCACCGGTATGTTGCCCTTGACTTTGACACCTTCCGGATGCTCTTCCGGCTTCTGACCCGTTTTTTGGGTCCGCTTAGGGTCGGCAATCTCCTGCTCACCGATCCGGAACAGGCGCTCAAATTTGTCCGGCAGCGGAACTACCTGAAATACGATGATCTCGACCGCTGCCGTAACGCCCTGAACTTCATCCGGAGCGCAGCCGGCCGGCTCTGGTTTGTTTCCGGGACCCGTGCGGGTGAACTGCTGATAGACCAGTTTTTCAGAACGGTAGGCACCGACACCGACCTGACCCCCGCCGAGGCACGCTACCTGTTCGGCATGCTCCGCAAAAACCGGTTTACACCCGGAAAGCTCCGTCTTGCGGTACTGGTAAGTGAAGGCAGACCGGTAACCCTAGACCGCTACATGATAACCCTGTCCTGCTACCTGCCGATCTATCCGGAGATGGAAAGGCAGATCCGCCACTTCCTCAGGGATGAGGACACGGTCCCGGCACTGGACTTCATGACCCAGCAGCACTACTCCTGGCCCTGGTATATGACCAGAAATTATGACCTCCTGCCTGAATATCAGGAGGATACACTGGAAAGGCTGGATCTGGTCCGGAGAATTCTGGAGAAGGCGGTTCTGCCGCCCGAATCCGGAATTTAA